The genomic window AGGCCTCGGTGTCCCCCCCGCGGCACGCTCGCACCAGGCCCTGATCGTCGTCACGCCCGGTCATCATGACGTTGGACGCATCCACGAGGTGAAAAGTTCCCGGGCGCCCGACGGGGCCCCGCCCGGGGATGCATGCGGCCCTCCGCGCCCCGGCCGGCCGGGCGGCACCCGTCCGGCCCGGGGGCCGTCCCTCCCATTGTAGGCCCCCGCGGCGTCGGTTCCGAGGGGCCACCCCGGCCGGCGCTGCCCTGGGGGCAATCACGCGCCCACCACCGGCGCATGGCATCACGGGCGGTAGTCATGAATGGTTTCACATTCTGGACAACGACCGATGCAAACGCTTGATAAGCAGAGTAAGCTTTACTAGGATACGTCGAACGAATCGAGGCCGGCCACAAGTCAGCCACCCACGGATGCCACGCCATCGTCGGCGTGGCGACGAAGCGTCCGACGGGGGAGGGGGCCGGCATCGGGGCGACGTCGGAGGTCGCCGGGGAGGGGCAGCGACGGCGAGGCGTGCGGGGGGGCAGGCCCCGGCACGCGCGAAGGGCGGGGCCGCCCGCGAGCATCCCCGATCACCCTGCTCTCTTCTAAATCTGTTCATGCAGTCGCCGCATCACGTTTGCGGCGATCGCGGCGTGGCGTCGTGCCCGGGGCCGTGAGGCCGGCCACGACGGCGCCGCGCGACATAGTCATGAATGAATCGATAATCCCCAGAGAATCCGTCCTCGCCCCTTGATGCGGCCCGATGCGGACCATTACAATCTCGCCGAGAGTCATATTCGATTATGTTCTTCTGAGTACCTGAACTCACGTTTGCAGCCAATGCTGCGTGGCCCCCGCGGCGCGGCATCACGGGGCGCAGAGCCTTGCGCCAGGACACGATGGTGTAGTGCAACCCTGATGGAGACACCTCGATGCGGAGAAGCAGACGAGCGCCCGCGGTGCGCCCCTCGCTGGAGTCCATGGAAGGCCGGCTGCTCCTGAGCCAGACCGGCGTCAACCTGAAGCAGCAGACCAACTACGTCAACGGCCCGGTCTGGGTGGACGTCCGCGACTCCCTCAGGGGCTGGACGAAGCTCGACGACAGCGGGTACATCACCAGCCTCACCCCCCGTGGCTACCCGCTGGAGACCTCGCACACCTGGACGCGGATGAACGGGTACCCGGCCGGCACCTACTCGGTCAGCTACTCCGGGGCCGCGACGCTGACGATCACCGGCGTCTCCTCCGCGACGCCCTTCACCCTCGGGGCCGACGGGCTCTACCACGGCTCGGTCACGTTCAACTCCGCACCCGTCTACATCGACATCCGCGCCTCCGGCCTGGACCCCGCCCGCCCCTTCGGCGACCTCCACATCATCACGCCCGGCTACGGAACCGCGCCGAACCAGACGCAGATCTACACCGACACGTTCCTCCAGTCCATCCAGCCGTTCTCGTACCTGCGGTTCTACGAGTGGGACGGCTACGGCGGCCCCAACGAGGTCAACTGGTCCGACCGGTTCGAGCCGGGGGACTTCCAGACCTTCACCATGAATGGCGTCCCGTACGAGGACATGATCAGCCTCTGCAACACCGCGCACAAGGACATGTGGATCAACATCCCGGTCCGGGCCAGCGACGACTACGTGAAGCAGCTCGCGGACCTCATCAGCAGCCGGCTCGACCCCTCGCTCAAGGTCTACGTCGAGTACAGCAACGAGACCTGGAACACCGGGTTCAAGGCGTACCCCCTGGTGCTGGCGGCGTCCAAGTCCAACCCGCTGGTGACCGCCACCGGCGACATCTACCGCGTCGCCCAGCAGACCGCGTACATGACCAAGCACGACGGGGACATCTTCAAGCAGGAGTTCGGCGCCGCGTCGTCGCGGGTCCTGCCGGTCCTCCCCGGCTGGGCGGCGTCGAGCGACTACAACAACGCGATGCTCAGCTTCCTGGACGCCAATTACGGGGCCGCCTCCGGGTCGGTGTATGCCCTGGCCATCGCCCCCTACCTCGACTTCAAGCTGCCGGCCAAGCTGACCGCCGACCAGCTCATCTCGATGATGTACACGTTCCTGGAGACGAAGTACGCCTCCCGGATCAGCGCGGACAGCGCCGTCGCGACCGCCTACGGCCTGCCGCTCATCTCGTACGAGGGCGGCTTCGGCTTCTACACCTCCTCCACCAACGCGGCCGTGGTCAACAGCACGATCGTGAACGACCCGCGGATCGCCCAGGTCTACAAGGTGATGCGGGACCTCTGGGACGAGCGGGGCGGCTCGCAGTTCACCTACTACGCGCTCAACGACAGCTACTGGGGCCTCGTGACCCAGCTCGGCAACGCCGGCGACTACAAGTGGGATGCCGTCATGACCAGCATCCTGCCGACCGGCGACGCCAACGGGGACGGCGTGGTCGACTCCAAGGACCTCGCCATCGTGCAGGCGAACATGGGGAGGACCGGGGCCTGGATGAGCCAGGGCGACTCCAACGGGGACGGCGTGGTCAACTCCAAGGACCTGGCCCTCGTCCAGGGGATCCTGAACGGCACGGTCGGCGGGACGTTCGTGTCCAGGGACTCGGCCACCGGCGGGGGCTGGCAGACGCTCTACGGGGGCGACGGCTACATGATGGCCGGCGTCGGCTCGTCCCTCCCATCCTACGCCGCCGTCACGGTCACCGGCGCGTCCACGACCGTCTCGGCGTCCTCGACCACCGACCCCCGCGCGCTGTCGTCGCCCATCTCCGTGAACGGGCAGGCGACCGCCGCCTCGTGGAGGAGCAGCCAGCCCTTCACGATCGACGTCAACCTCACCGACGGCCAGGCCCATAGCCTCACGGTCTACGGCCTGGACTGGGCCCGCGCCGGCGTGATGGAGCGCGTCGACCTCGTCGACGCCGCCTCCGGCGCCGTCCTGGATTCGCAGACGCTCTCCCAGATGTCCAACGGCACGTACCTCACCTGGACGGCGAAGGGCCACGTCCAGATCCGCGTCACCCCGCTCACCGGGGGGGCCGTCATCAGCGGGCTCTTCTTCGGGGGCAAGACGGCCTCGGCGACCCCGTTCGTCGGCAGCGACGCGGCGGCGCAGGGGAACTGGCAGGGCACCTACGGGGCCGACGGCTACTCGATCCCGAAGGGCGCCTCCGCCTACCCCTCCTACGCCTCCGTCTCGACCTCCGGCGCCAGCCTCTACTCCTGGTCCGCGACCACGACCGACGCCCGCGCCCTCTCCGTGCCCGGCTCCGCCTCCGCCCGGCTCGCCTCCTGCTGGTACAGCCCGACCTCCTTCACCATCGACGTCAACCTCACCGACGGCCAGGCGCACAAGGTCTCGCTCTACCTGCTGGACTGGGACAGCACCTCCCGCTCCGAGCGGATCCAGCTCGTCGACGCCTCCACCGGCGCCGTCCTCGACACCCGCTCGGCGTCGTCGTTCAACGGCGGCACCTACCTGACGTGGAACGTCTCCGGCCACGTCAAGTTCGTCGTATCCCGCACCGGCGGCGCCAACGCCGCCGTCAGCGGCCTCTTCTTCGGCTCCCCCGCACCGGGGGCCACCTCCTTCGTCGGCAGCAGCGCGGCGGTGCAGGGGAACTGGCAGGGCACCTACGGGGCCGACGGCTACTCGATCCCGAAGGGCGCCTCCGCCTACCCCTCCTACGCCTCCGTCTCGACCTCCGGCGCCAGCCTCTACTCCTGGTCCGCGACCACGACCGACGCCCGCGCCCTCTCCGTGCCCGGCTCCGCCTCCGCCCGGCTCGCCTCCTGCTGGTACAGCCCGACCTCCTTCACCATCGACGTCAACCTCACCGACGGCCAGGCGCACAAGGTCTCGCTCTACCTGCTGGACTGGGACAGCACCTCCCGC from Aquisphaera giovannonii includes these protein-coding regions:
- a CDS encoding dockerin type I repeat-containing protein, which produces MRRSRRAPAVRPSLESMEGRLLLSQTGVNLKQQTNYVNGPVWVDVRDSLRGWTKLDDSGYITSLTPRGYPLETSHTWTRMNGYPAGTYSVSYSGAATLTITGVSSATPFTLGADGLYHGSVTFNSAPVYIDIRASGLDPARPFGDLHIITPGYGTAPNQTQIYTDTFLQSIQPFSYLRFYEWDGYGGPNEVNWSDRFEPGDFQTFTMNGVPYEDMISLCNTAHKDMWINIPVRASDDYVKQLADLISSRLDPSLKVYVEYSNETWNTGFKAYPLVLAASKSNPLVTATGDIYRVAQQTAYMTKHDGDIFKQEFGAASSRVLPVLPGWAASSDYNNAMLSFLDANYGAASGSVYALAIAPYLDFKLPAKLTADQLISMMYTFLETKYASRISADSAVATAYGLPLISYEGGFGFYTSSTNAAVVNSTIVNDPRIAQVYKVMRDLWDERGGSQFTYYALNDSYWGLVTQLGNAGDYKWDAVMTSILPTGDANGDGVVDSKDLAIVQANMGRTGAWMSQGDSNGDGVVNSKDLALVQGILNGTVGGTFVSRDSATGGGWQTLYGGDGYMMAGVGSSLPSYAAVTVTGASTTVSASSTTDPRALSSPISVNGQATAASWRSSQPFTIDVNLTDGQAHSLTVYGLDWARAGVMERVDLVDAASGAVLDSQTLSQMSNGTYLTWTAKGHVQIRVTPLTGGAVISGLFFGGKTASATPFVGSDAAAQGNWQGTYGADGYSIPKGASAYPSYASVSTSGASLYSWSATTTDARALSVPGSASARLASCWYSPTSFTIDVNLTDGQAHKVSLYLLDWDSTSRSERIQLVDASTGAVLDTRSASSFNGGTYLTWNVSGHVKFVVSRTGGANAAVSGLFFGSPAPGATSFVGSSAAVQGNWQGTYGADGYSIPKGASAYPSYASVSTSGASLYSWSATTTDARALSVPGSASARLASCWYSPTSFTIDVNLTDGQAHKVSLYLLDWDSTSRSERIQLVDASTGAVLDTRSASSFNGGTYLTWNVSGHVKFVVSRTGGANAAVSGLFFD